The following are encoded together in the Thermodesulfatator atlanticus DSM 21156 genome:
- the rplW gene encoding 50S ribosomal protein L23, translated as MRDPRTIILKPVITEKSMFLKEKNNQVTFWVAPDANKIEIKKAVENLFDVKVEKVQTIRVKGKPKRFGRYEGRRPLRKKAIVRLAPGHTIDFFESV; from the coding sequence ATGAGGGATCCTAGAACCATAATTCTAAAGCCTGTTATTACAGAAAAGTCCATGTTTTTGAAGGAAAAGAACAATCAGGTGACTTTTTGGGTGGCGCCAGACGCCAATAAGATTGAGATTAAAAAGGCCGTAGAAAACTTGTTCGACGTGAAGGTTGAGAAGGTTCAGACCATCAGGGTAAAAGGCAAACCCAAGCGGTTTGGCCGTTATGAAGGTCGCAGGCCGCTCAGGAAAAAAGCCATTGTGCGCCTAGCACCAGGTCATACCATAGACTTTTTTGAATCGGTATAG
- the rplC gene encoding 50S ribosomal protein L3 → MAMVQGLIGKKLGMTRIFTPSGEAVPVTVIELGPCTVVQVKTTERDGYNAVQLGFKPKKLSKLNKPMQGHFVKAGLDHGFYVLKEFKVDDPQAFSPGQVITLADLSLEPGKKIKVTGKSKGRGFAGAIKRWGFKRQPMSHGAKQVHRKPGSSGPSTFPGRVIKGKKMPGHYGNETVTVRNLSIVDIKPEKNVLLVKGAVPGSVNSYVYVYFNT, encoded by the coding sequence ATGGCTATGGTTCAAGGACTAATTGGAAAAAAATTGGGGATGACCCGTATTTTCACCCCGTCTGGGGAAGCGGTTCCTGTAACTGTGATTGAGCTTGGGCCGTGCACGGTGGTTCAGGTCAAAACCACCGAACGCGACGGTTACAATGCGGTACAGCTTGGGTTTAAACCCAAGAAGCTTTCCAAGCTCAACAAGCCCATGCAGGGGCACTTTGTAAAAGCGGGTCTTGATCACGGCTTTTATGTGCTCAAAGAATTTAAAGTTGATGATCCGCAGGCCTTTTCTCCTGGGCAGGTGATCACATTAGCGGACTTGTCCCTTGAGCCTGGGAAAAAGATAAAAGTAACCGGAAAAAGCAAGGGTCGGGGTTTCGCTGGCGCTATTAAACGTTGGGGTTTTAAACGTCAGCCCATGAGCCACGGTGCCAAACAGGTTCATCGTAAGCCTGGCTCAAGTGGTCCGAGTACTTTTCCTGGTAGGGTTATCAAAGGAAAGAAAATGCCAGGGCACTATGGAAACGAGACTGTTACGGTGCGTAACTTGAGCATCGTTGACATAAAGCCCGAGAAAAACGTTTTGTTGGTGAAAGGGGCTGTTCCCGGCTCAGTTAACAGCTACGTATACGTTTACTTCAATACGTAG
- the rplD gene encoding 50S ribosomal protein L4, producing the protein MATVAVVNNKKEKVDEVDLREDIFNVPVKVGLLHEVVRWQMARWRAGTACTKTRGEVRGGGRKPWRQKGTGRARQGSIRAPHWVGGGVVFGPKPRDYEFKVNKKQRRLALKMALSARAQKGKLLVVDDFGLDEIKTKKFVEFLKGLGVDDALVVLPERDEVVEKSARNLPKVKVLTADGLNVYDILDYEYLIIKKEALPKIEERLSK; encoded by the coding sequence ATGGCCACGGTGGCGGTAGTTAACAACAAAAAAGAAAAGGTGGACGAAGTGGACCTTCGAGAAGATATTTTCAACGTGCCGGTAAAGGTTGGTTTGTTGCACGAGGTAGTGCGTTGGCAAATGGCCCGCTGGCGCGCAGGCACTGCCTGCACCAAGACTCGCGGCGAAGTCCGTGGGGGAGGCCGTAAGCCTTGGCGGCAGAAGGGCACAGGTAGAGCACGCCAGGGAAGCATTCGCGCGCCTCATTGGGTAGGAGGCGGCGTGGTGTTTGGCCCCAAACCTCGGGATTATGAGTTTAAGGTGAACAAGAAGCAGCGCCGTTTGGCTTTGAAAATGGCGCTTTCAGCCAGGGCTCAAAAAGGAAAGCTTTTAGTAGTAGATGATTTTGGCCTTGATGAGATTAAAACCAAAAAGTTCGTTGAATTTTTAAAAGGCCTTGGGGTGGACGATGCCCTGGTGGTGCTTCCTGAGCGAGATGAAGTTGTCGAAAAAAGTGCGCGTAACTTGCCCAAAGTGAAGGTCCTAACAGCGGACGGCTTAAACGTATATGATATTTTAGATTACGAGTATCTCATAATTAAAAAAGAGGCCTTGCCAAAAATTGAAGAGAGGCTTTCAAAATGA